CTTGAATAATATGTATGCAcaacttctttcttctccacTTTGAGCTTATCTATATATAGCAAATTATTCAATGAAAGTTCAGTTGACTGAAATGGAGACCATTAAGTCGTCCACTACACACCACAACAATAAATTATATCCTagattaattttttcaaacatGTCCACTAGAATACAAGTTTAAGCACTTTAAGTCTAGGGAGTAGGTATACTATTATCTCCACTTGAACGTTGGATTTAGATGACCGAAAATTTGCAAGTCAAGATCTTTTTTCATCTGTTCAGTACACGATTTTCTTACTTACTcaaaagtaaattaaacagCCAATAATCATAGGCACCCTTTGATACGTATAGGTTTACTAGTTAGCTACGTCTATTGTAAGCATGACTAAGAAATTGCCTTTCTCTTGAATATCATGTGTCtttctatatatttattttgctGGAAGTTAAGAtatagtttaaattaaaatgCGACGGGTTACAGAAATTGCCTTTGAATTCAAAGTCTCCCGACAATCTCCTATACATGATCAATTTCCTTTGAATTTTGATAGAGAAATTGCGAGGCAATGTCCTATATATCAGTACTATTGTTGGAGTTGCTTGATTGATTGGATTTGAAAGTGACTATTGTGCATAGTAGTTGACTGCAATGGAATTATTCAGTTGACCCAATATTGGAATACACAGTTGTTATTAGAATTATAGTTGTGTTTATAAATACGTGTCAAATGTTAAGAAAGATGATGAGAGTACacattaaatcaaaataatgaATAAAAATCTACTCTGTTAAATATAATAGAtgggctatatatatatatatatatataggatattaatataatattatctaGAACAGAAGTATTAAAACAACACCACTTTTATTTAACAGTGTTATTATATGgaactttctattttgttaaattttcaaTATGGAACTcgtgtattcttcaacactaATGACATATGAACTTGGATATTAATTGATTGCCTTCCAATCAGCTGACGGACAGTATACTTAAGAAGTTTCACAGTGCTTTTGGATTACTCTGTTTTGGCGCCATATCAATACGACTTTGGCCTTACAGAATGCAAATAATCAATTAAACACCAACAAATTTGTACATATCAATAAGTTACTTAACCCAATATCGAAATGAACTACATataatatgtgtgtgtgtgtgtaataTAGATGAACTTGTAAACCTTGATCAGCTCAGGCTCTAAGTCTTCAAACCATTGTATAAGCTGCAACCCAGAAACCAGAATTACATTAGAAGCAATCAAAATTAGTATGCTAATTAATTAGAAGCTGAGATTGCAATGTGAATTATATCACTGACCTCCACACGTGTAACCCTTGACATGGTTTGGAATGTTGCAACATTGGGGGTATGGTGAGAGCAATTTCTGGGGTGTCCCCACTTTTCTGGGCATTTTGAGAAAGAGCAATGGCACAAAGACATCTCGGATTTCTGATCATATTTCTCAACTGCGCACAGCACTTGATCGAAACCTTCACGTTCTTGTTCTTTGATGCAATGTGATAGTCAGTGGCTTCCAATTTCCCAACTTGGTGTTGGTGggttttttatattcaaagTGGCAGCTTGATCAAATGGAGCTTCTGTTTTCGGGTAAAAGATCAAATTGAAACTCATCCCACAAGACACGGCATGGATGCAGGTAGAAATTAGACTGAGGAGATAACATTATTCTCTTTGTTTATTGCAGGCTTTGGAGTGCAGCACCTACTCACTCCTTGAGCATTGCCTGGCCTCTCACTCAGGCCAACGAGAAGGAGGGTTAGTGAGTGTTCAATGACCACATTTTGTTACCTAGCTCCTTAAGCTTAAGAGGGGTCAAGGAACTTTTTTATCAGCTTATAAATGAATGGATATTTAACTTTTATCATTTTTGaattaacaatttttataaggaGCTGATATTGACATTCCAAAAAAGTCATCACGCATCCCTTATAATGAAATTTTTCCTTTAGTTTTTTGAGGTTATATATATGGCCTATGAACTGAGCCTGCCATCTTcgtttgttttgaaattaatgaACCTGCCATCTTCATTTTTAGTCATAGATGCATTTCTTTTATAGTCCAATGTTCCTTTTATCCGCCTTCccatcttttctttccttttggttACCAATATAAGCAGCTATGGTTGGGCGCAACAATGGCAACATGAAGTGAAATTTTTTGCAAAGACAGTTAAACAGaaacattttatttattattcagGTGTCTAGATCAGGATGTCATAGTAAAAAGCTAGATGAACTAGTTACAGAGATACAATCTCCAGCACTCCTTGACGGTCCTTGTAGCTGGCACCATAAGTGACTTCATGATCTTCAGGGTAATGTATATGCTGAAAAATAGAATAGCTAGTGTTAATAAACTGCAAATGAATATGGAAGAAGCATTCAGTAACAATTGGTTTGATAAACGAATTGTTAGGGATATGTCAACAAACCTCCACACTTGAAACCCACAGGACGATCCACAATGTTACATCGTTTCGGAATGGTAAGAGCTATTTCTGGTTTGATTCCTGCACTCTTAGCAGTATTAGAAAGCATCACAGCACAGAGGCAGCTTGGGTTCTGGCCTATCCTTTTTACCTGACTGCAGCACTTATCAGAAACTGCAGCATTTTCATCTTGTGCTGCTGCTGCACAGGGAGCCAGCTTCCAGGCCTCTCTGTCGGGGCTAGATTTTCCACACTCGCCAGCCCCGTAAGCCCCATCGAATTGATTGATGCCCAGGATCACAACAAACGCTACAAGGCACATAAACTTCATTGTAGATTCCATTTCTTCAATGCAGTGCAGAAACACTTCTCAACTTCCTGCTTTATATACTACACCAAGCAGCTCAAAAGGTACTAAGTTACCTACAAATGAAACCCACAAGACATAGTGGAGGTAGCACTGGGAAGGAGGAATTCAATTTGTTTATTGCAGCACCTACTCCTTCAGAAATGGTTTAGGGCTACCTGGCAACTTTAAGCCAATAAAAATTACTGCCCCTAGCTTAAGTGCTTGCCACCATTCCTATACTTTTGTCAGTTCTCCACAGCGGCACGCTACCTCAATCTTTTTTCTGTAGAGTCTAGGTTCAGTTCCCTCTTGTAACTAAGCAAATCTTGTTTCTCTAAA
The Prunus dulcis chromosome 2, ALMONDv2, whole genome shotgun sequence DNA segment above includes these coding regions:
- the LOC117617682 gene encoding putative lipid-transfer protein DIR1; this translates as MESTMKFMCLVAFVVILGINQFDGAYGAGECGKSSPDREAWKLAPCAAAAQDENAAVSDKCCSQVKRIGQNPSCLCAVMLSNTAKSAGIKPEIALTIPKRCNIVDRPVGFKCGAYTLP